A genomic stretch from Dissulfurispira thermophila includes:
- a CDS encoding nucleotidyltransferase domain-containing protein, which yields MAAITDEVIEIAEKFLELLKASNFRIEKAILFGSYVKGNVTEWSDMDIAIISSDFSGIGFYDSKMLIPFLLKRLTAVLKSILLAQKSLIKITYLSEK from the coding sequence ATGGCTGCTATCACAGACGAAGTTATAGAAATAGCTGAAAAATTTCTTGAATTGCTAAAGGCTTCCAATTTCAGAATCGAGAAAGCCATCCTGTTCGGTTCTTATGTAAAAGGCAACGTTACTGAATGGAGCGATATGGATATTGCTATAATTTCGTCTGATTTTTCTGGGATTGGATTTTATGACAGCAAGATGCTTATCCCATTTTTATTAAAAAGATTGACAGCCGTATTGAAGTCCATACTTTTAGCCCAGAAGAGTTTAATAAAGATAACTTATTTGTCAGAGAAATAA
- a CDS encoding ATP-binding protein, producing MSNVQSFPEFIPVTIDKSHITTIGERLYAESIEFVRELVNNAYDADATLVEIIVAEDSIEIRDNGSGMDMEGLRQYFNIGSQQKLYSPKSPIYNRDRIGQFGIGKFASLSACRRFEIITKKDDFVGRVIFDKEQWEKTPDAWQLPFERLPSDFRKQNGTTVILMGLERAFDPRDIEAKIIEGTPIKAPNFRVRINNHTVMPRSLSGHKIPFLEGTPFGPVSGEIVILSETASTTTDLGIDVKVKQVTVRRELFGMETWGKAMARVRGEVNADFLPITSDRTGFIKDSEEYQEFLRVMGRIMEDVKTALQKLTLKKEGKKVSRALKEALQRIYKSLASNPDLSPFGALPVGSEIKGIGNAAEISKKEGEVKTEEINVEEKPKIEKKRKKKPKVKRLTPNAIIKKIKFGETGVSCVVDSFGEDGPEVFSEETTIYINRDHPLYKRESAKIDTHVLNLARLITQEIALMKDPRNPRQAFERQSKLLKDAFIDKD from the coding sequence GTGAGTAATGTGCAATCATTTCCTGAATTCATTCCTGTAACCATTGATAAAAGTCATATAACTACCATAGGCGAAAGGCTGTATGCCGAAAGTATCGAATTTGTGAGGGAACTTGTTAATAACGCCTATGATGCTGATGCCACTCTGGTTGAAATTATTGTTGCGGAAGACAGCATCGAGATAAGGGACAATGGAAGCGGCATGGATATGGAAGGACTCAGGCAATATTTCAATATAGGCTCTCAGCAAAAACTCTATTCTCCAAAATCACCTATATATAACAGAGATAGAATCGGTCAATTTGGCATTGGCAAATTTGCAAGTCTCTCAGCTTGCAGGCGGTTTGAGATTATTACAAAAAAGGATGATTTTGTTGGAAGGGTTATTTTTGATAAAGAGCAATGGGAAAAGACCCCTGATGCATGGCAGTTGCCCTTTGAGAGACTTCCTTCTGATTTCAGGAAGCAGAATGGCACGACAGTTATATTGATGGGGCTTGAGAGGGCATTTGACCCCAGAGATATAGAGGCAAAAATCATAGAAGGCACGCCAATCAAAGCGCCTAATTTTAGGGTGAGAATTAATAATCATACTGTGATGCCCCGAAGCCTATCAGGACACAAGATCCCATTTCTTGAAGGAACTCCATTTGGTCCTGTAAGCGGTGAGATAGTAATCCTTTCAGAGACAGCATCAACAACGACAGACCTTGGCATTGATGTAAAGGTAAAGCAGGTAACTGTAAGAAGGGAACTCTTTGGTATGGAGACATGGGGAAAGGCAATGGCAAGGGTAAGGGGTGAGGTTAATGCAGATTTTTTACCAATAACGAGTGATAGGACAGGCTTTATTAAAGATTCTGAAGAGTATCAAGAGTTTCTCAGGGTTATGGGTAGAATAATGGAAGATGTGAAGACAGCACTCCAGAAATTGACTCTCAAGAAGGAAGGTAAAAAAGTCAGCCGTGCCCTTAAAGAGGCGCTTCAGAGGATATACAAATCGCTTGCATCAAATCCTGATCTTTCTCCTTTTGGTGCACTCCCTGTTGGCAGCGAGATAAAAGGTATTGGAAATGCTGCTGAGATTAGCAAAAAGGAAGGAGAAGTCAAGACAGAGGAGATAAATGTTGAGGAAAAACCAAAGATCGAGAAGAAAAGAAAGAAGAAACCAAAGGTAAAAAGACTTACGCCCAATGCCATCATAAAGAAAATAAAGTTTGGTGAGACAGGTGTGTCATGTGTGGTGGACAGCTTTGGCGAGGACGGTCCCGAGGTATTCTCCGAGGAGACAACTATCTATATAAACCGCGACCATCCCCTTTATAAACGGGAGTCAGCAAAGATTGATACCCATGTATTGAACCTCGCAAGGCTTATTACGCAGGAGATTGCCCTTATGAAAGACCCCAGGAATCCCAGGCAGGCATTTGAAAGACAGAGCAAGTTGCTAAAAGATGCATTTATTGATAAGGATTGA
- a CDS encoding HEPN domain-containing protein has protein sequence MNSAAHDLDVAETLFKSEKYDWCLFIGHLVIEKVLKAFCVRDRGEMPPKVHNLIILAERTNTHLSDEQKQLLGEINRFNIEARYPDYKQDFYRLCTKEFAEEYLQRLRSYIYGCYHRRSYRNS, from the coding sequence CTGAACTCCGCGGCGCATGATCTTGATGTAGCAGAAACACTTTTTAAGAGCGAAAAATATGATTGGTGTCTGTTTATTGGACATCTTGTTATAGAAAAGGTATTAAAGGCGTTTTGTGTTAGAGACAGAGGCGAAATGCCGCCTAAAGTACATAATCTTATCATACTGGCAGAAAGAACCAACACGCACTTATCGGATGAACAAAAACAATTATTGGGCGAAATAAACCGTTTTAACATAGAAGCGAGGTATCCTGATTATAAACAGGATTTTTACAGGCTCTGCACAAAAGAATTTGCCGAGGAGTATTTACAAAGATTAAGGAGTTATATCTATGGCTGCTATCACAGACGAAGTTATAGAAATAGCTGA
- a CDS encoding helix-turn-helix domain-containing protein, protein MEKKMIGKRIQELRRNQGLSQEQIAEKADISPNYLSRIECGKENPTLDMLIKLAHALGVEMWEMFDFGHVASRKDLKEAIQSFARTADEPTLRLALKIIRTVSR, encoded by the coding sequence ATGGAGAAAAAGATGATAGGCAAGAGGATTCAGGAATTGAGAAGAAATCAGGGGCTTTCTCAAGAACAGATTGCAGAAAAGGCTGACATAAGTCCTAATTATCTTAGCCGAATTGAATGCGGTAAAGAAAATCCAACCCTTGATATGCTTATTAAACTCGCCCATGCTCTTGGGGTTGAGATGTGGGAGATGTTTGATTTTGGGCATGTTGCGAGCCGTAAAGACCTAAAGGAAGCTATTCAAAGTTTTGCCAGAACTGCTGATGAGCCTACACTTCGTCTTGCCTTGAAAATCATCCGCACAGTAAGCAGGTAA
- a CDS encoding type IV pilus twitching motility protein PilT — protein sequence MDINEILKNAVRLNASDIHIKVGAHPIFRINGMLFQQTAYGILTPQDTLDMAIKVMGDRQRGLFETVHDIDFSYSIPGVGRFRCNAFLQRGSLGLVFRVIPYGIPKIEDLLLPDIIKKIADESRGLILVTGTTGSGKSTTLASIVDYINSNRSVNIITIEDPIEYIHKDKKGIISQRQIGEDTDSFSKALRAALRQDPDVILVGEMRDLETIEIALTAAETGHLVLSTLHTLDAAETVNRIISVFPAHQQNQIRIQLSSVLKGVISQRLIPKADEKGRVPAVEVLIATATVRNSILEPEKTVVLRDIIAQGKNLYGMQTFDQSLFDLLQSGLITYEEAMRQATNPSDFALKVKGIQSGGDVVAEPYNETKTEKDSSELQIERF from the coding sequence ATGGATATAAACGAAATTCTTAAAAATGCAGTTCGACTTAATGCCTCTGATATTCATATAAAGGTAGGGGCGCATCCTATTTTTAGGATTAATGGTATGCTTTTTCAGCAAACTGCTTATGGCATTCTAACTCCACAGGATACTCTGGATATGGCTATAAAGGTTATGGGTGATCGTCAAAGAGGGTTGTTTGAAACTGTCCATGACATTGATTTCTCATATAGTATACCCGGAGTAGGGAGATTTAGATGCAATGCATTTTTGCAGAGAGGCTCTTTAGGGCTTGTTTTCAGGGTTATTCCATATGGCATTCCAAAAATAGAAGATCTCTTATTGCCTGATATTATAAAGAAGATTGCAGATGAAAGTAGAGGCTTAATACTTGTAACTGGCACTACAGGAAGTGGAAAATCTACAACCCTTGCATCTATCGTTGACTATATAAACTCAAACAGGTCTGTCAATATAATTACTATAGAAGACCCCATAGAGTATATCCATAAAGACAAAAAAGGAATAATTAGTCAGCGTCAGATCGGCGAAGATACAGACTCTTTTAGTAAAGCACTCAGGGCTGCATTAAGACAGGACCCCGATGTAATACTTGTTGGAGAGATGCGTGATCTTGAAACAATAGAGATTGCCCTCACTGCTGCAGAAACAGGACATCTTGTCTTGAGCACACTTCATACACTTGATGCTGCCGAGACAGTGAACAGGATAATATCTGTATTTCCTGCGCATCAACAGAATCAGATAAGGATACAGTTGTCATCTGTTTTAAAAGGTGTTATATCACAAAGGTTAATTCCAAAGGCTGATGAAAAAGGCAGGGTGCCAGCGGTAGAGGTGTTGATAGCAACTGCTACAGTGCGGAATTCTATACTTGAGCCTGAAAAGACAGTTGTATTAAGGGATATTATTGCACAGGGCAAAAATCTTTATGGGATGCAGACATTTGACCAGTCGCTTTTTGACCTCTTGCAGTCAGGTCTGATAACCTATGAAGAGGCAATGAGACAAGCAACTAATCCTTCTGATTTTGCATTAAAGGTTAAAGGCATACAATCAGGAGGAGATGTAGTAGCAGAGCCATACAATGAAACCAAAACTGAAAAAGACAGCAGTGAATTACAGATCGAGAGATTTTGA
- a CDS encoding GspE/PulE family protein, with protein sequence MRKKLGEILIESGLITEEELKHALTVQKIKKQKIGKILIELGFVTNEQIAETLAEKLNLQLVYCADHKIPDALKKLIPKDFAKDNLVFPIGKKDNTLILAMADPLDYRTIDAISFREHLRVLPVISYYWAILRAIEQNYVEDENVFDVFSANITADKDVKFIEEKGSDIDNANIEVLYLKSKSPPIVKLVAMIIAEAAKAMASDIHIEPREKYVQVKFRIDGELRNIFKYDKNIHDSVISRVKIISNLNITNRRLPQDGSAHVSFHGKEIDLRISTLPSLYGETIVIRLLDQSIGIIPLEKLAMPEHIRNPIIEIVERPQGMFIVTGPTGSGKTTTLYACLSQLRSESKKVVTIEDPVEYKLEGITQIPVNESIGLTFASVLRSVLRQDPDIIKIGEIRDIETAEIAIKASLTGHFVLTTLHTNNTVATITRLINLGIPAYLISSAVSAILAQRLVRKICNHCKVESEITEELLSFMETHNLPVIGKHYHGTGCQKCSNTGYSGRIAVYEYIQMSPALRKLVANNTSESSLLMAAKNEGVTFLFEDAWNKVRDGITTAHEVIAKVPVT encoded by the coding sequence ATGCGTAAAAAACTCGGTGAAATACTCATAGAATCTGGACTAATCACAGAGGAAGAGCTTAAGCATGCCTTAACAGTGCAGAAAATCAAAAAACAGAAGATAGGGAAAATACTCATAGAACTTGGTTTTGTTACAAATGAGCAAATTGCCGAAACCCTTGCTGAAAAATTAAATCTTCAGCTCGTTTATTGTGCGGACCATAAAATACCTGATGCGCTTAAAAAGCTTATTCCGAAGGATTTTGCTAAGGATAACCTTGTTTTTCCCATAGGTAAAAAAGATAACACCCTTATCCTTGCCATGGCTGATCCTCTGGATTACAGGACAATAGATGCTATTTCCTTCAGGGAACATCTCAGGGTTTTGCCTGTAATTTCCTACTACTGGGCTATCCTCAGAGCGATAGAGCAGAATTATGTAGAAGATGAAAATGTATTTGATGTCTTTAGCGCAAATATCACGGCTGACAAGGATGTTAAGTTTATAGAAGAGAAAGGATCCGATATTGACAATGCAAATATAGAGGTATTGTATTTAAAGAGCAAGTCCCCGCCGATTGTAAAGCTCGTGGCAATGATTATCGCAGAGGCGGCCAAGGCTATGGCAAGTGATATTCACATTGAGCCACGGGAGAAATATGTTCAGGTGAAATTCAGAATAGATGGAGAACTGCGCAATATATTCAAGTACGACAAAAATATCCACGATTCAGTAATATCGAGGGTAAAAATAATCTCAAATCTTAATATTACAAACAGACGACTTCCTCAGGACGGGAGCGCCCATGTATCATTTCATGGCAAAGAGATAGATCTGAGAATATCAACCCTTCCATCCCTCTATGGGGAAACGATAGTTATTCGATTGCTTGATCAGAGTATCGGTATAATTCCCCTTGAAAAACTTGCAATGCCCGAACATATCAGAAATCCCATAATTGAGATAGTTGAACGCCCGCAGGGGATGTTTATTGTTACAGGGCCAACCGGCAGCGGGAAGACCACCACTCTCTATGCATGTCTCTCCCAGCTCCGCTCCGAATCAAAAAAAGTTGTAACAATAGAGGACCCTGTTGAATATAAGCTGGAGGGAATCACACAGATACCTGTTAATGAATCAATCGGCCTCACATTTGCATCGGTCCTTCGTTCAGTTCTCCGCCAGGACCCGGATATCATTAAAATAGGAGAGATAAGAGATATTGAAACTGCAGAAATTGCAATAAAGGCATCTCTTACAGGTCATTTTGTTTTGACAACCTTGCATACAAATAACACGGTTGCCACAATTACACGACTCATTAATCTCGGGATTCCAGCTTATCTTATAAGTTCTGCTGTAAGCGCTATCTTAGCTCAAAGACTCGTTAGGAAGATATGCAATCATTGTAAGGTCGAATCAGAGATTACAGAAGAACTCCTATCTTTTATGGAAACACACAATCTTCCTGTAATAGGAAAACATTATCATGGCACAGGCTGTCAAAAATGTTCCAATACAGGATATTCCGGAAGAATAGCTGTTTATGAATATATTCAAATGAGTCCTGCATTAAGAAAATTAGTCGCCAATAATACCAGTGAAAGCTCACTGCTGATGGCAGCCAAAAACGAAGGCGTTACTTTTCTCTTTGAAGATGCATGGAATAAGGTAAGAGACGGGATAACAACCGCTCATGAGGTAATTGCAAAGGTTCCTGTGACCTAA
- the recA gene encoding recombinase RecA produces the protein MNKDKMKALEMAISQIEKSFGKGSIMRLGAGEVTEGVQAIPTGSLSLDIATGIGGFPRGRVIEIFGPESSGKTTLALNAIAQAQKMGGTAAFIDAEHALDVNYAAKIGVNVEDLLVSQPDTGEQALEVAETLVRSGAIDIIVVDSVAALVPKAEIEGDMGDAHMGLQARLMSQALRKLTAAISKSMTTVIFINQIRMKIGVMFGNPETTTGGTALKFYSSMRLDIRKIDSLKEGQEIIGGRVRVKIVKNKVAPPFRQAEFDIYFNEGISRLGEIIDIGVDKGIIEKSGAWYSYNGSKIGQGRENVKEYLKNNPEIAAEVEQKILEASGLKTVVSDK, from the coding sequence ATGAACAAGGATAAGATGAAGGCATTAGAAATGGCAATTTCGCAGATTGAAAAGAGCTTTGGAAAGGGCTCTATAATGAGACTCGGCGCCGGCGAGGTTACCGAAGGAGTTCAGGCAATACCAACTGGCTCGTTATCGCTCGATATCGCTACTGGGATAGGCGGATTCCCAAGAGGCAGGGTCATAGAGATATTCGGACCTGAATCTTCAGGAAAGACCACTCTTGCATTGAATGCCATAGCACAGGCACAGAAGATGGGAGGGACTGCTGCATTTATAGATGCAGAGCATGCACTCGATGTGAATTATGCAGCAAAGATTGGTGTTAATGTCGAAGACCTTCTTGTATCACAACCTGATACAGGTGAGCAAGCGCTTGAAGTGGCAGAAACATTAGTGAGAAGTGGCGCAATTGATATTATTGTGGTTGACTCTGTTGCTGCTCTCGTTCCAAAGGCTGAAATCGAAGGAGATATGGGTGATGCACATATGGGGCTTCAGGCAAGGCTTATGAGTCAGGCATTGAGAAAATTGACAGCAGCCATATCTAAATCAATGACTACGGTTATCTTTATTAACCAGATAAGGATGAAAATAGGTGTTATGTTTGGTAATCCTGAGACCACAACAGGTGGGACAGCCCTTAAGTTTTATTCTTCAATGAGACTTGATATAAGAAAGATAGACAGTCTTAAAGAAGGGCAAGAGATTATTGGTGGAAGGGTAAGGGTTAAAATTGTAAAAAATAAGGTGGCACCTCCTTTCAGACAGGCAGAATTTGACATATACTTTAATGAGGGTATTTCAAGGCTTGGAGAAATTATAGACATCGGGGTTGATAAAGGGATTATTGAAAAATCAGGCGCATGGTATAGCTACAATGGAAGCAAGATAGGACAGGGAAGGGAGAATGTAAAAGAATATCTCAAGAACAATCCTGAAATTGCAGCAGAAGTGGAACAGAAGATATTGGAAGCATCTGGATTAAAAACAGTAGTGAGTGACAAGTAA